A window of the Oryza brachyantha chromosome 5, ObraRS2, whole genome shotgun sequence genome harbors these coding sequences:
- the LOC102709465 gene encoding E3 ubiquitin-protein ligase RDUF2-like produces MASSPSSPSPSAGAAPAPAPASSSYWCYSCDRFVRAAPHEDSAVACPDCGGGFLEEMGAPPPRAAYLRRPRAHHANDLRLRRTRRAAAAAAAGDRSPFNPVIVLRRSPAAVGGGDDDSLAAATSFDLFYDDGAGSGLRPLPETMSDFLMGSGFERLLDQLTQIEAGGLARARENPPASKAAVESMPTVTIAASHVGADSHCAVCKEPFELGVEAREMPCSHIYHQDCILPWLALRNSCPVCRHEMPTDAARPRPSNAGTEEETVGLTIWRLPGGGFAVGRFAGGRRPEERELPVVYTEMDGGFNNGGAPRRISWGSRQSRSTERSAIRRIFRNMFACFGRSHLSNSQASSSHSRPELNEASDRSATFSHGSRSRSTSWRLEDGHADAMVQR; encoded by the coding sequence ATGGCTtcttccccctcctccccctccccctccgccggtgccgctccggcgccggcgccggcgtcgtcctcctACTGGTGCTACAGCTGCGACCGCTTcgtgcgcgccgcgccgcacgaggactccgccgtcgcctgcccggactgcggcggcggcttcctcGAGGAGATGGGGGCGccccctccccgcgccgcctacctccgccgcccgcgggCGCACCACGCCAACGACCTCCGCCTGCGCCGGACGcgccgggccgccgccgccgccgcggccggggaCCGCTCGCCGTTCAACCCCGTCATCGTGCTGCGCCGCTCCCCCgccgcggtcggcggcggcgacgacgactccCTCGCCGCGGCGACTAGCTTCGACCTCTTCTACGACGACGGCGCTGGCTCCGGCCTCCGCCCGCTCCCCGAGACCATGTCGGACTTTCTCATGGGATCCGGCTTCGAGCGCCTCCTCGAccagctcacccagatcgaaGCCGGTGGCCTCGCCCGGGCAAGGGAGAACCCGCCGGCCTCCAAGGCCGCCGTCGAGTCCATGCCCACCGtcaccatcgccgcctcccacGTCGGCGCCGACTCCCACTGCGCCGTCTGCAAGGAGCCCTTCGAGCTCGGCGTGGAGGCCAGGGAGATGCCCTGCAGCCACATCTACCACCAGGACTGCATCCTCCCATGGCTCGCGCTCCGGAACTCCTGCCCCGTCTGCCGCCACGAGATGCCAACCGACGCCGCGCGCCCACGGCCCAGCAATGCCGGAACAGAGGAAGAGACGGTCGGTCTCACCATATGGAGGCTGCCGGGAGGTGGCTTCGCCGTCGGTAGGTTCGCTGGAGGGAGGAGGCCCGAGGAGAGGGAGCTTCCTGTTGTGTACACTGAGATGGATGGTGGCTTCAACAACGGTGGTGCGCCGAGGAGGATCTCCTGGGGTTCAAGGCAGAGCCGATCAACGGAGAGGAGTGCCATTAGGCGCATCTTCCGCAATATGTTCGCCTGCTTTGGTCGCAGCCATTTGTCGAATTCGCAGGCCTCCTCTTCGCATTCGAGGCCGGAGTTGAATGAGGCATCTGACCGGAGCGCCACGTTCAGCCATGGTTCAAGAAGCCGGAGCACGAGCTGGAGGCTGGAAGATGGCCACGCTGACGCCATGGTGCAAAGATAG
- the LOC107304226 gene encoding uncharacterized protein LOC107304226: MAASAASAGAAVVSARPRACCNSNSSPWAAASRRRWRVAAVGEVAAEGNTYLIAGAVAIALVGTAFPLVFSRRDTCPECDGAGFVRKSGATLRANAARKDQAQIVCPNCNGLGKLGQIDK; the protein is encoded by the coding sequence ATGGCTGCTTCTGCCGcttccgccggcgccgccgtcgtgagTGCGCGGCCGCGGGCGTGCTGCAACTCAAACTCATCACCATGGGCGGCTGcatcgaggaggaggtggcgggtggcggcggtgggggaggtggcggcggaggggaacACGTACCTGAtcgccggcgcggtggcgatAGCGCTGGTGGGGACGGCGTTCCCGTTGGTGTTCTCGCGGAGGGACACGTGCCCGGAGTGCGACGGCGCCGGGTTCGTCCGGAAGAGCGGCGCCACGCTGCGCGCCAACGCCGCGAGGAAGGACCAGGCCCAGATCGTCTGCCCCAACTGCAACGGCCTCGGCAAGCTCGGACAGATCGACAAGTAG
- the LOC102715579 gene encoding uncharacterized protein At5g02240 codes for MAAAASTRMGFSSPFACPHLRPPRHAIAARRGPRRAGLAVSAAGGSPPTVLVTGAGGRTGQIVYKKLKERAEQFVGRGLVRTEESKAKIGGAADVFVGDIRDPGSIAPAIEGIDALIILTSAVPKMKPGFDPSKGGRPEFYFEEASYPEQVDWIGQKNQIDAAKSIGVKQVVLVGSMGGTDVNHPLNKLGNGNILVWKRKAEQYLADSGLPYTIIRAGGLQDKDGGVRELIVGKDDEILKTETKTIARADVAEVCLQALLFEEARFKAFDLASKPEGEGAPTTDFRGLFSQVNSRF; via the exons atggccgccgccgcctccacgcgGATGGGATTCTCTTCTCCGTTCGCGTGCCCGCATCTCAGGCCCCCCCGCCACGCCATTGCGGCGAGGCGAGGTCCCAGGAGGGCCGGGCtggccgtctccgccgccggtgggtCGCCTCCCACCGTGCTcgtcaccggcgccggcggccgaaCGG GCCAGATTGTGTACAAGAAGCTCAAGGAGAGGGCGGAGCAGTTTGTGGGCAGAGGGCTGGTCAGGACCGAGGAGAGCAAGGCCAAAATAgggggcgccgccgacgtgttCGTCGGAGACATAAGAGATCCGGGGAGCATTGCTCCTGCCATCGAGGGCATCGACGCGCTCATCATCCTCACGAGTGCGGTTCCAAAGATGAAGCCAGGGTTTGATCCCAGCAAGGGGGGACGCCCAGAGTTCTACTTTGAGGAAGCCTCTTATCCTGAGCAG GTGGATTGGATTGGTCAAAAGAATCAAATAGATGCTG CCAAGAGCATTGGTGTAAAACAGGTGGTTTTGGTTGGATCCATGGGTGGAACAGATGTCAATCACCCACTAAATAAATTAGGAAATGGCAATATACTG GTTTGGAAACGAAAGGCAGAGCAGTACCTGGCAGACTCAGGTTTACCATATACAATTATAAG GGCTGGAGGATTACAGGATAAAGATGGTGGCGTGCGAGAGTTGATTGTTGGGAAGGATGATGAAATCTTGAAGACGGAAACAAAAACTATTGCCAGGGCAGATGTTGCAGAAGTTTGTTTACAG GCCTTGCTATTTGAGGAGGCAAGGTTTAAGGCATTTGATCTGGCATCAAAACCTGAAGGTGAAGGGGCACCTACAACAGATTTTAGGGGTCTTTTTTCACAAGTTAATAGTCGCTTCTAA
- the LOC102709742 gene encoding scarecrow-like protein 9: MDSPEYFETNSNITLDYINRILMEEDIDDNISVNKGQGALQATEKLFYDILGKFRRGVEEAKKFVPNIEKLVDDTDRNDLSACKRTIEAREQKGKHENEVHPHVEDLELMEPRNIKHLAISTCGRIRDEMFDSVLLCNRQLPGEVAHLRGMMAKETSDKPKKVQRKGCGQGQRKPRSQKEHKEAINLRVFLMQCAQAIACNDHPFASELIKKIRHHASPYGDGSQRLANCFADGLEAHLAGTGSQMYEKLMTKQTSARDMLKAYHLYIVACPFEMVTYYFSNKTIIDVLEGKPTLHIIDFGILFGFQWPCLIQRLAKGEGGPPKLRITGIDVPQPGFRPHERIEETGKRLAEYANMFNVPFQYHGIASRWETICIEDLSIHKDEVLIINRMSRMRKLGDEMENIDSARDRVLRMMKRMNPEVFILGVVNGLYSSPFFPTRFREVLFHYSSLFDMLDTNVPRNHEARILVEKDIFGNDALNVVACEGPERTERPESYKQWQVRILRAGFKQLPVDQDILKRSVYYKEFYHEDFVIDEDSGWLLQGWKGRIIHALSTWKPS, encoded by the exons ATGGACAGCCCTGAGTATTTTGAGACCAACTCAAATATAACTCTTGATTATATAAACAGAATATTGATGGAGGAGGACATTGATGATAACATCAGCGTAAACAAAGGACAAGGTGCACTTCAGGCGACAGAGAAGCTCTTCTACGATATTCTTGGGAAG TTTAGGAGAGGTGTTGAGGAAGCAAAGAAGTTTGTTCCAAATATTGAAAAGTTAGTGGATGATACAGATAGGAATGACCTTTCTGCTTGCAAACGAACAATAGAGGCAAGAGAACAAAAGGGCAAGCATGAGAACGAAGTACATCCTCATGTTGAGGATTTAGAGTTGATGGAACCGAGGAATATTAAGCATCTTGCCATCTCTACTTGCGGAAGAATTCGGGACGAAATGTTTGACAGTGTCCTTCTCTGCAATAGGCAGCTCCCTGGTGAAGTTGCTCACCTTAGAGGAATGATGGCAAAAGAAACAAGCGACAAGCCAAAGAAAGTTCAAAGAAAAGGATGTGGCCAAGGGCAAAGGAAGCCAAGAAGTCAGAAGGAGCATAAGGAGGCAATAAATCTCAGGGTTTTTCTAATGCAATGTGCACAAGCGATAGCATGTAACGACCATCCCTTTGCCAGTGAACTAATCAAGAAGATAAGGCACCACGCTTCCCCATATGGAGATGGTTCTCAGAGATTAGCAAATTGCTTTGCAGATGGACTCGAGGCACACTTGGCTGGGACTGGGAGTCAAATGTATGAAAAGCTGAtgacaaaacaaacaagtgcCAGAGACATGCTAAAGGCTTACCATCTATATATTGTAGCATGCCCTTTTGAAATGGTAACATACTACTTCTCCAACAAAACCATCATTGATGTTTTGGAGGGGAAACCAACATTGCATATCATTGATTTTGGCATCCTCTTTGGCTTTCAGTGGCCATGTCTAATCCAGCGCCTCGCAAAAGGAGAAGGTGGCCCCCCTAAGCTTCGAATCACAGGTATAGATGTACCCCAACCAGGTTTTCGCCCTCATGAAAGGATCGAGGAGACAGGAAAGCGGTTGGCAGAGTATGCAAACATGTTCAATGTACCTTTCCAATATCATGGCATTGCTTCAAGATGGGAAACAATCTGCATTGAGGATCTCAGTATTCACAAGGATGAGGTGCTCATAATCAACCGCATGTCACGAATGAGAAAACTAGGTGATGAGATGGAAAACATTGATAGCGCAAGGGATAGGGTACTACGTATGATGAAGAGGATGAACCCAGAGGTCTTCATCCTTGGTGTTGTGAATGGATTGTACAGCTCCCCATTCTTCCCGACTAGATTCAGAGAGGTTCTATTCCATTACTCTTCACTTTTTGACATGCTCGACACAAATGTTCCTAGGAATCATGAAGCGAGGATACTGGTAGAGAAGGATATCTTTGGGAATGATGCACTTAATGTTGTAGCATGCGAAGGTCCAGAAAGGACTGAAAGGCCAGAAAGCTACAAACAGTGGCAAGTGAGGATCCTCAGGGCTGGGTTCAAACAACTTCCTGTTGATCAAGACATTCTGAAGAGATCAGTATATTACAAGGAGTTTTATCATGAAGACTTTGTGATTGATGAAGATAGTGGCTGGCTGCTGCAGGGATGGAAGGGGAGGATAATACATGCACTGTCAACATGGAAACCTAGTTAA
- the LOC102715854 gene encoding DEAD-box ATP-dependent RNA helicase 17 has protein sequence MAKKLAKSAAAKEEEKEGLFASCSFTDLGLHTTLCAHLQDKMGFQAPTRIQAQAIPVALSGQHMLVKAATGTGKTLAYLAPIVHLLQMREPRVERTHGTFALVLVPTRELCLQVHGIAQQLVHRFHWIVPGYIMGGENRSKEKARLRKGISILIATPGRLLDHLQHTSSFVYSNLRWIVFDEADSILELGFGKALEDILDHLGSRNDGSDQNRNKMEPMKRQNLLLSATLNEKVNRLAKISLKNPVMIGLEEQNKPSDRSSAHGKNHTSLLSDEEEDLLEKHNAIVEQAVDDFKLPAQLIQGYVKVSCGSRLAILLTILKSLFERQPSQKVVVFLSTCDSVDFHHTVLSQLEWSPGLQLDTDKKQKFISCKVFRLHGNMDQDDRKKSFLGFSSEKSAILVSTDVAARGLDFPKVKCIIQYDSPGEASEYVHRVGRTARIGEKGEALLFLQPIETDYLRDLELHGASLTEYPLQKVLDSFPVNGQRLHKRKQISLDMHPWIMSLQRTLESFVISEDTRKKLARDAFCSWVRAYTAHRGELKNIFMVKKLHLGHVARSFGLKEQPSLVGRSHQVQLKKRKKEQKRERPAKRRKIPAKR, from the exons ATGGCCAAGAAGCTCGCcaagtcggcggcggcgaaggaggaggAAAAGGAGGGGCTGTTCGCGTCGTGCTCCTTCACCGACCTCGGCCTCCACACCACCCTCTGCGCCCACCTCCAAG ATAAGATGGGCTTCCAGGCACCAACAAGAATCCAAGCTCAGGCCATTCCGGTGGCCTTGTCAGGACAACACAT GCTTGTGAAGGCAGCAACTGGTACTGGCAAGACCCTTGCGTACCTTGCACCAATTGTCCACCTCCTCCAGATGAGGGAGCCCCGTGTTGAGAGAACTCATGGAACTTTTG CGCTGGTACTTGTGCCAACACGAGAGCTATGCTTACAGGTCCATGGGATCGCACAGCAGTTGGTGCATCGTTTCCACTGGATTGTCCCTGGATACATAATGGGTGGTGAGAACAGATCTAAAGAAAAGGCAAGATTGCGAAAAG GTATATCAATTCTCATTGCTACTCCTGGGCGCCTTCTAGATCACTTACAGCATACTTCATCATTTGTCTATTCAAATTTGCGATGGATAGTTTTTGATGAAGCAGACAG CATTCTTGAACTTGGGTTTGGAAAAGCACTCGAGGATATACTTGACCACTTGGGTTCAAGGAATGATGGTTCTGACCAgaatagaaataaaatggaaCCTATGAAAAGGCAAAACCTCCTTCTATCTGCAACTCTTAATGAAAAGGTGAATCGTTTGGCCAAAATTAGTTTGAAGAACCCTGTGATGATTGGTCTTGAGGAACAGAACAAACCTTCAGATAGATCCAGTGCCCATGGGAAGAACCACACTTCTCTATTAtcagatgaggaggaggatttACTGGAAAAGCACAATGCTATAGTGGAACAGGCAGTTGATGATTTCAAGCTTCCTGCACAACTGATTCAAGGATATGTTAAAG TTTCATGTGGTTCAAGGCTTGCAATTCTTCTCACCATTCTTAAATCTCTGTTTGAAAGACAACCGTCTCAGAAG GTGGTTGTTTTCTTGTCAACATGTGACTCCGTAGATTTCCACCATACAGTACTCAGCCAGCTTGAGTGGAGCCCTGGGCTGCAACTGGATACGGATAAGAAGCAAAAGTTTATTAGCTGCAAAGTGTTCCGTTTACATGGGAACATGGATCAGGATGACCGCAAGAAATCATTTCTTGGATTCAGTTCTGAGAAATCTGCAATTCTTGTATCTACTGATGTTGCTGCTAGGGGCCTGGACTTTCCAAAAGTTAAATGTATCATACAGTATGATTCACCTGGGGAGGCTTCTGAATATGTTCACAG GGTTGGAAGAACTGCAAGGATTGGTGAAAAGGGGGAGGCTCTCCTGTTTCTCCAACCTATCGAAACCGACTATTTGAGAGATCTGGAGCTACATGGTGCATCACTTACAGAATACCCCCTCCAAAAGGTTTTAGACAGTTTTCCTGTTAATGGACAGAGGCTTCacaaaaggaaacaaataTCTTTAGACATGCATCCATGGATAATGTCTTTACAGAGAACACTGGAAAGTTTTGTCATATCCGag GACACAAGAAAGAAGCTTGCAAGGGATGCCTTCTGTTCTTGGGTACGTGCATACACTGCCCACCGAGGTGAACtgaagaatatttttatggtcAAGAAGCTCCATCTGGGGCATGTAGCTAGAAGCTTTGGGTTGAAGGAGCAACCCTCATTGGTAGGAAGGTCACACCAAGTGCAActcaagaagaggaagaaagaaCAGAAGCGCGAAAGGCCTgcgaaaaggagaaaaatccCGGCTAAGAGATGA
- the LOC102716129 gene encoding respirasome Complex Assembly Factor 1 has product MRKTKPSSSSSKQSRAQAQQQNGHSKLARYFDPEASWDKDQLLDAVHWIRQVLGLACGLLWGAVPLVGAVWIALFVAISTGLVYWYYAYLLKIDEEEFGGHGALLQEGMFASFTLFLLSWTLVYSLVHF; this is encoded by the exons ATGAGGAAGACCAagccttcgtcgtcgtcgtcgaagcAGTCGCGCGCGCAGGCGCAGCAGCAGAACGGCCACTCCAAGCTCGCCAGGTACTTCGACCCGGAGGCCTCCTGGGACAAG GATCAACTGCTGGACGCCGTGCACTGGATCCGCCAGGTGCTCGGCCTCGCCTGTGGCCTGCTCTGGGGAGCCGTCcccctcgtcggcgccgtctGGATCGCCCT GTTTGTGGCTATTTCTACTGGGCTCGTTTACTGGTACTATGCATACCTGTTGAAGATTGATGAGGAAGAGTTTGGAGGCCATGGAGCACTACTTCAGGAGGGAATGTTTGCATCTTTCACTCTTTTCCTG CTTTCGTGGACGCTTGTATACAGTTTGGTTCACTTTTGA
- the LOC102710023 gene encoding kinetochore protein SPC25 homolog, which translates to MEAGGGTRGGGGGAELSRQMSAQLAALDRQIAAGRGREASTSATYSAALLSARSFSRQTLSRQGELNGLKLQLRKLEDHLSEALSVKISKESKRQLTEETISSTRAINEKLKSMVTDQTNKRDQHAIVISDHLKAVEALEAKCNEDETQRKNVQEAVAWYNKFLGFQVVGGEGVKFIFSKIDMRSPDKEYSVTIKLNKDRYALLQCDPSIKDSEELMKDLNLTNDLFKFVRIMRQRFQAEAATVNGLPMSSAVCPDASSIPVSSPVLMSLDSTIENVPDKSLSRSKSKKQGLPSKRRAAALSATTPGSVVSSVRRSPRFVGIR; encoded by the exons ggtggaggtgcgGAGCTGTCCCGGCAGATGTCGGCGCAGCTGGCGGCGCTCGACCGCCAGATCGCCGCCGGCAGAGGCCGCGaagcctccacctccgccaccTACAGCGCCGCGCTTCTCTCCGCCCGCTCCTTCTCCCGCCAAACCCTCTCCCGCCAAG GGGAACTCAATGGACTCAAGCTTCAGCTCCGGAAGCTGGAGGATCATCTTTCAGAAGCACTCTCCG TTAAGATCAGCAAGGAGTCAAAGCGCCAACTTACCGAAGAGACGATTTCAAGCACAAGAGCTATAAATGAGAAGCTCAAGAGCATGGTTACTGATCAGACGAACAAGAGAGACCAGCATGCTATAGTCATATCGGATCACCTCAAGG CTGTTGAAGCTCTTGAAGCAAAGTGCAATGAGGATGAAACACAGAGGAAGAACGTACAAGAAGCTGTGGCTTGGTACAACAAGTTTCTTGGTTTCCAGGTTGTCGGAGGAGAAG GTGTAAAGTTCATCTTCAGCAAAATTGACATGCGAAGCCCCGATAAGGAGTACTCAGTTACTATAAAGCTTAACAAAGATAGATATGCCT TACTTCAATGTGATCCAAGTATAAAAGATTCTGAGGAGTTGATGAAGGATTTGAACCTCACTAACGATCTGTTCAAGTTTGTAAGAATCATGAGACAGAGGTTCCAGGCTGAGGCTGCTACTGTGAATG GACTTCCCATGAGCTCAGCTGTTTGTCCAGATGCTTCCTCTATACCAGTTTCATCTCCAGTGTTGATGTCACTTGACTCTACAATTGAAAATGTTCCTGATAAGAGTCTTTCCCGGAGTAAGAGCAAGAAGCAGGGTCTTCCTTCTAAAAGAAGAGCTGCTGCCCTATCAGCAACCACTCCTGGTTCTGTGGTATCTAGCGTTCGTCGCTCCCCACGTTTTGTG GGAATCAGGTGA